A DNA window from Impatiens glandulifera chromosome 7, dImpGla2.1, whole genome shotgun sequence contains the following coding sequences:
- the LOC124909829 gene encoding uncharacterized protein LOC124909829, which yields MTSNKQGFHTALAVSNIKNHVSIVLELENVQYTNEVELFKIYVCSHRVLHHIIPSIPVLPPPSTDEEKDIRLTLDATVFQWIYTTISQDLLHTILEPDSTAEQAWTWLHGIFQDNRHSRVVSLKQKFSTTIMIDFPGVSAYCQRLKVLADQLKCVGSPVSNDRLVLQLVAGLAEAYNGVVTLL from the coding sequence ATGACGAGTAACAAACAAGGATTTCACACAGCCCTTGCCGTTTCCAACATCAAGAATCATGTCTCTATTGTTCTTGAGTTGGAAAACGTTCAATACACGAATGAGGTGGAGTTGTTCAAGATCTATGTTTGTTCTCATCGGGTCCTTCATCACATCATCCCATCGATCCCTGTTCTACCGCCGCCATCGACGGATGAAGAGAAAGATATACGGCTAACTCTCGATGCTACTGTCTTTCAGTGGATCTATACCACAATCTCACAGGATCTTCTTCATACGATCTTGGAACCAGACTCTACAGCCGAGCAAGCCTGGACATGGCTACATGGGATTTTTCAAGATAACCGTCATTCTCGTGTGGTTTCCCTCAAGCAAAAGTTTTCCACCACTATCATGATAGATTTTCCTGGGGTCTCGGCTTATTGTCAACGTCTCAAAGTCCTGGCCGATCAGTTAAAGTGCGTCGGTAGCCCAGTCTCGAACGACCGCCTCGTATTGCAGTTGGTCGCGGGCCTTGCGGAGGCGTACAACGGGGTGGTAACGTTACTCTAG
- the LOC124945831 gene encoding leucoanthocyanidin reductase-like: MTIALVLSSSAAPKTLLPTLVIGATGFIGQFVAEASLDGGWPTYILLRAPAANSSSSKAKATKSLQEKGAIIIYGDMKDQKLVEKILKDHKIGIVISVVGGEGILDQITLIQAIKSVGTIKRFLPSEFGHDVDRTDPVEPGLNMYKEKRLVRRFTEESGIPYTYICCNSVASWPYYDNTHPSEVLPPLDRFHIYGDGTVKAYFVAGADIGKYTMKTVDDGRTINKLVHFRPTCNYLNVNELASLWEKKIQRVLPRITVSENDLLSAAAENIIPESIVASFTHDIFINGCQIKFGIDGPNEVEVTTLYPEECFKTVDDCFTEFASKIPNHENGKEVMMIKEEIIVEKEEKMMKKEKGGGDVQISHQNEHVVEAALPISMCA; this comes from the exons ATGACAATTGCATTAGTACTATCATCCTCAGCCGCCCCAAAGACCTTACTACCCACACTAGTGATCGGAGCCACCGGATTTATCGGTCAGTTCGTGGCGGAGGCCAGTCTTGACGGTGGATGGCCGACCTATATTCTCCTTCGTGCACCCGCtgctaattcttcttcttctaaggcCAAAGCTACTAAGAGCCTTCAAGAAAAAGGAGCCATCATCATTTAC GGTGACATGAAAGATCAAAAACTTGTGGAGAAAATACTCAAGGATCATAAGATAGGTATAGTCATCTCTGTTGTTGGTGGTGAAGGAATATTAGACCAGATTACCCTCATTCAAGCCATCAAATCTGTCGGAACAATTAAG AGGTTTCTTCCATCAGAATTTGGACATGATGTGGACCGGACAGATCCAGTTGAACCGGGTCTAAACATGTACAAGGAAAAACGGTTGGTGCGCCGGTTCACGGAGGAATCCGGCATTCCGTACACCTACATCTGTTGCAATTCCGTCGCCTCTTGGCCGTACTACGATAATACCCACCCATCTGAAGTTCTCCCGCCGTTGGATCGTTTCCATATCTACGGCGACGGCACGGTCAAAG CATATTTTGTGGCCGGCGCCGACATCGGAAAGTACACAATGAAGACGGTTGACGACGGTCGGACGATAAACAAATTGGTTCATTTTAGGCCGACTTGTAATTACCTTAACGTGAACGAATTGGCTTCTCTTTGGGAGAAGAAGATTCAACGTGTTCTTCCTAGAATTACTGTTTCTGAAAACGACTTGTTATCAGCCGCCGCAG AGAACATAATACCAGAGAGTATAGTGGCATCATTCACTCATGATATATTCATTAATGGGTGtcaaatcaaatttggtattgatgGGCCGAATGAGGTGGAAGTGACGACCCTATATCCAGAAGAGTGTTTTAAGACAGTTGATGATTGTTTTACTGAATTTGCTTCAAAGATTCCAAACCATGAAAATGGAAAGGAGGTTATGATGATCAAAGAAGAGATCATTgtagagaaggaggagaagatgatgaagaaggaGAAGGGTGGGGGTGATGTTCAGATTTCACACCAGAATGAACATGTTGTTGAAGCTGCTCTACCTATTTCTATGTGTGCTTAA